In Stenotrophomonas sp. ESTM1D_MKCIP4_1, a single genomic region encodes these proteins:
- a CDS encoding ankyrin repeat domain-containing protein yields MTELSRPRALSIAFVLGAVLALGSIVGGLPGAVLAALAQPAFALGVSWWRRSRALQPLKQIARQDLPALAVLWATAPAGLALLLAWPLAALRDSGSLAAVLGLSVLVSAGLLAAWRTWPLWNDVERLDGSLAQHWQALAGRDLTAWRGLLVAVTVVALAALVVLPAWPGLLPEGAGWPAALAVLLLSPVLHLLLQRVAPAPLVSLRSTPQEFPAGDAEALFNAAAESTPLEAMAPQELTPALYEAARHGRIDRALQLLHAGADPHALPDPNWRDQRSLAVLAAVLPDLRLLRELIGRGVDVNAPHRGMTPLLAATRDSWHGRPEAVMTLLANGADSRAVDSDGNTPLHHAARSSDPGVAALLRDAAAEVDALNSEGWSPLAVACQVGNWRLARFLLERGARSEPSDGTPVLLAAAATEDDDPAGVQLLLKHKARADARDRQRRSALHEAALAGHVDIIGVLLGAGANLEARDALGRTPWLEAARAGRAAVIEHLLPHKPDLVAVDGEGRNAVLLAAMAEDVSPLLVKRLVELGIAADASDPLGRRAVDYAAEAGRWAIVALLDPSYPLPAAVSDGLAERGEAASAIGLLPDRPPLTLLREALGFGNTDGMAALARLCQPEELGSLLLDPELALEPRAVDWLLGHGADPYVRDACADTPMFALLSRGIDAVPALQVMLQRGLSPAGRGGLARFLAACAQHDQAARGLEQLALELLERGADPFAASPAGDPPLSLAVRLGWLRLQQALLNAGVDREARDSHGMTALHLATALAREGALKLLVQHGASPEARAADGQTPLGVALSIGRRDLADWLDWRVWPLPRRTLRESDLPAAAMAGDVDAVRRLNDLGFAIDAVDAQGCTALLRAAGGGHLAVVDLLLARGADPQHGAASGATPLSAAVSMRQVDIVSALLDAGAQLEHRLPGGVTVLMLASALGLPDIVARLLTAGADVHAGDAQQLGPLHCAALYGFSARDRSRLLALLDTLLLAGAEPDLAAAGSVTPLLLLLGARAEPGTACDEQVVMAAVERLLDEDVSLDVRDPRGFGPLHLAALHGLPLLVQRLLRAGADPEARDSLNRSPREIAVMRGFIDVAGEFEPRVPGVSSMARFLRDNG; encoded by the coding sequence ATGACTGAGCTGTCGCGCCCACGCGCCCTGTCGATCGCCTTCGTCCTCGGCGCCGTGCTGGCGCTGGGTTCGATCGTCGGCGGCCTGCCGGGTGCCGTGCTCGCCGCTCTGGCGCAGCCGGCGTTTGCGCTGGGCGTGTCGTGGTGGCGGCGCAGCCGCGCGCTGCAGCCGCTGAAACAGATCGCCCGCCAGGATCTTCCGGCGCTGGCCGTGCTGTGGGCCACGGCCCCGGCGGGGTTGGCGCTGCTGTTGGCGTGGCCGCTGGCCGCACTGCGCGACAGCGGCAGCCTGGCCGCGGTGCTGGGCCTGAGCGTGCTGGTCAGCGCCGGCCTGCTGGCTGCCTGGCGCACCTGGCCATTGTGGAACGATGTCGAACGCCTTGATGGCAGCCTGGCCCAGCATTGGCAGGCCTTGGCCGGCCGTGACCTGACCGCCTGGCGTGGCCTGCTGGTGGCGGTGACGGTGGTTGCCCTGGCCGCGCTGGTGGTACTCCCGGCCTGGCCGGGCCTGCTGCCGGAAGGCGCAGGCTGGCCCGCCGCGCTGGCCGTGCTGCTGCTCTCGCCGGTACTGCACCTGCTGCTGCAGCGGGTGGCACCGGCGCCCCTGGTCAGCCTGCGCAGCACGCCCCAGGAGTTTCCGGCCGGCGACGCCGAAGCGCTGTTCAATGCCGCCGCCGAAAGCACGCCGCTGGAAGCGATGGCGCCGCAGGAACTGACCCCGGCGTTGTATGAAGCCGCACGCCACGGCCGCATCGACCGCGCGCTGCAGCTGCTGCACGCCGGCGCCGATCCCCACGCGCTGCCGGACCCGAACTGGCGTGACCAGCGCAGCCTGGCCGTGCTGGCCGCCGTGCTGCCCGACCTGCGCCTGCTGCGCGAACTGATCGGGCGCGGCGTCGATGTGAATGCCCCGCACCGTGGCATGACCCCGCTGCTGGCCGCGACCCGCGACAGCTGGCATGGGCGCCCCGAAGCGGTGATGACCCTGCTGGCCAATGGCGCCGATTCGCGCGCGGTGGACAGCGATGGCAACACCCCGCTGCACCACGCCGCGCGCAGTTCCGACCCCGGTGTGGCCGCACTGCTGCGCGATGCCGCCGCCGAAGTGGATGCACTCAACAGCGAGGGCTGGTCGCCGCTGGCAGTGGCCTGCCAGGTCGGCAACTGGCGCCTGGCCCGTTTCCTGCTCGAACGCGGTGCCCGCAGCGAACCCAGCGACGGCACCCCCGTGCTGCTGGCCGCCGCCGCCACCGAAGACGACGATCCTGCCGGCGTGCAGTTGCTGCTCAAGCACAAGGCCCGCGCCGATGCGCGTGACCGCCAGCGCCGCAGTGCGCTGCACGAAGCCGCGCTGGCCGGCCACGTCGACATCATCGGCGTGCTGCTCGGTGCCGGGGCCAACCTGGAAGCGCGCGATGCGCTGGGCCGCACGCCGTGGCTGGAAGCCGCGCGCGCCGGCCGTGCGGCGGTCATCGAACACCTGCTGCCGCACAAGCCCGACCTGGTGGCCGTCGATGGTGAAGGCCGCAACGCCGTGCTGCTGGCCGCCATGGCCGAGGATGTATCGCCGCTGCTGGTCAAGCGCCTGGTGGAGCTGGGCATCGCGGCCGATGCCAGCGATCCGCTTGGCCGCCGTGCGGTGGATTACGCCGCCGAAGCTGGCCGCTGGGCGATCGTGGCCCTGCTCGACCCGTCCTATCCGCTGCCGGCTGCGGTCAGCGATGGTCTGGCCGAACGCGGCGAAGCTGCCAGTGCCATCGGCCTGCTGCCTGACCGCCCGCCGTTGACCCTGCTGCGCGAAGCATTGGGGTTCGGCAATACCGATGGCATGGCGGCGCTGGCCAGGCTGTGCCAGCCCGAAGAGCTGGGCAGCCTGCTGCTCGACCCGGAACTGGCGCTGGAACCGCGTGCGGTCGACTGGCTGCTGGGCCATGGCGCCGACCCGTACGTGCGCGATGCCTGCGCCGATACCCCCATGTTCGCCCTGCTGTCGCGCGGCATCGACGCGGTGCCGGCCCTGCAGGTGATGCTGCAGCGTGGCCTGTCGCCGGCCGGCCGCGGTGGCCTGGCCCGCTTCCTCGCCGCCTGCGCGCAGCACGACCAGGCCGCACGCGGCCTGGAACAGCTCGCCTTGGAACTGCTCGAACGTGGTGCCGATCCGTTTGCGGCCTCGCCGGCCGGTGATCCGCCGTTGTCGCTGGCGGTGCGCCTGGGCTGGCTGCGCCTGCAGCAGGCCCTGCTCAATGCCGGTGTTGATCGCGAAGCGCGCGACAGCCATGGCATGACGGCCCTGCATCTGGCCACCGCGCTGGCCCGCGAAGGGGCACTGAAGCTGCTGGTGCAGCACGGCGCTTCGCCGGAAGCACGCGCTGCCGATGGGCAGACGCCGCTGGGCGTGGCGCTGTCGATCGGCCGCCGCGATCTGGCCGACTGGCTGGATTGGCGCGTGTGGCCGCTGCCCCGCCGCACCCTGCGCGAAAGCGACCTGCCGGCCGCCGCCATGGCCGGCGATGTCGATGCCGTGCGCCGCTTGAACGATCTGGGCTTTGCCATCGACGCCGTCGACGCGCAGGGCTGCACCGCATTGCTGCGTGCGGCCGGCGGTGGTCACCTGGCCGTGGTCGACCTGCTGCTGGCGCGCGGCGCCGATCCGCAGCACGGCGCGGCCAGTGGCGCGACCCCGCTGTCGGCCGCGGTCAGCATGCGCCAGGTGGATATCGTCTCGGCCCTGCTCGATGCCGGTGCGCAGCTGGAACACCGCCTGCCGGGCGGGGTGACCGTGCTGATGCTGGCGTCCGCGCTGGGCCTGCCCGACATCGTTGCGCGGCTGCTCACCGCCGGTGCCGACGTGCATGCCGGCGATGCCCAGCAGCTGGGTCCGCTGCACTGCGCGGCGCTGTATGGCTTCAGCGCCCGCGACCGTTCGCGCCTGCTGGCGTTGCTGGATACGCTGCTGCTGGCCGGCGCCGAGCCGGATCTCGCTGCGGCCGGTTCGGTCACGCCGCTGCTGCTGCTGCTGGGCGCACGCGCCGAGCCCGGCACCGCCTGCGACGAACAGGTGGTGATGGCCGCTGTGGAGCGCCTGCTGGATGAAGACGTAAGCCTGGACGTGCGTGACCCGCGCGGCTTCGGCCCGCTGCACCTGGCTGCCTTGCACGGGCTGCCGCTGCTGGTGCAGCGCCTGCTGCGCGCGGGTGCGGATCCGGAAGCACGCGACAGCCTCAACCGCAGCCCGCGCGAGATCGCCGTCATGCGCGGCTTCATCGACGTGGCCGGCGAGTTCGAGCCGCGCGTCCCGGGCGTATCCTCGATGGCCCGGTTCCTGCGCGACAACGGCTGA
- a CDS encoding YcgL domain-containing protein, with amino-acid sequence MHAYVYKSQLKPDTYVYLARRDDFSALPAPLVTSLGALSFVLEVTLDAQRRLAQADPDKVRSELAERGFYLQVPPSVTSMMRRHYD; translated from the coding sequence ATGCACGCCTACGTCTATAAAAGCCAACTCAAGCCGGACACCTACGTCTACCTCGCCCGTCGCGATGATTTCAGTGCGCTGCCTGCGCCGCTGGTCACCTCGCTGGGTGCGCTTTCATTCGTCCTTGAAGTGACCCTGGATGCGCAGCGTCGCCTGGCCCAGGCCGACCCGGACAAGGTCCGCAGCGAGCTGGCCGAACGCGGCTTCTACCTGCAGGTGCCGCCGTCGGTGACCAGCATGATGCGGCGGCACTATGACTGA
- a CDS encoding excinuclease ATPase subunit encodes MRRTLMIATATALLALTSTASARDTRVEQSLQELVSSQAAKDAGIDGSVRFYLAGQPVSVQQRLGEDVTNKKTNAANKSDAEACRWVALSALRALQDGAKSRGANAVVDIVSYYKKNEFKSATNYECYAGAILAGVALKGTYAKVK; translated from the coding sequence ATGCGTCGTACCCTGATGATCGCCACCGCCACTGCGCTGCTGGCCCTGACCTCCACCGCCTCGGCCCGCGATACGCGCGTCGAGCAGTCCCTGCAGGAGCTGGTCAGCTCGCAGGCCGCCAAGGATGCCGGCATCGACGGCAGCGTGCGCTTCTACCTGGCCGGCCAGCCGGTCAGCGTGCAGCAGCGCCTGGGCGAGGATGTGACCAACAAGAAGACCAACGCCGCCAACAAGAGCGATGCGGAAGCCTGCCGCTGGGTGGCCCTGTCGGCGCTGCGCGCGCTGCAGGACGGCGCCAAGTCGCGCGGCGCCAATGCCGTGGTCGACATCGTCAGCTATTACAAGAAGAACGAGTTCAAGAGCGCGACCAACTACGAATGCTACGCCGGTGCCATCCTGGCAGGCGTTGCGCTCAAGGGCACCTACGCCAAGGTAAAGTAA
- a CDS encoding beta-ketoacyl-ACP synthase yields the protein MAADRRVVVTGAAAISPLGHDWPTIEAHLRSCRNAVRTMPEWDVYAGLNTKLAAPAQDYDLPPNYNRKTTRSMGKVAIMSVRATEVALREAGLFEHPVLRSGRAGVAYGSSSGSHEATGEFGRMLHEFTTDGISATTYLKMMSHTAPVNIGVFFGLSGRVYTTSSACTSGSQGVGAGYEAIRSGKQTVMVAGGAEQLDATAAAVFDTLFATSTRNDAPQTTPRPFDAGRDGLVLGEGACTLILEDLEHAQARGATILAEIVGYGTNSDGQHVTQPSADTMAQAMRLALEDAGLEPSQIDYVNAHGTATDHGDIAETQATAQVFGSGMPISSLKSYVGHMLGACGAFEAWMSIEMMRAGWFAPTLNLGEVDPRCGQLDFITGQGRELQAEYVMSNNFAFGGINTSLVFRRWSE from the coding sequence ATGGCCGCCGATCGTCGCGTGGTGGTGACCGGTGCCGCCGCCATCAGCCCGCTCGGCCACGACTGGCCGACCATCGAGGCGCACCTGCGCAGCTGCCGCAATGCGGTGCGCACGATGCCCGAATGGGATGTCTACGCCGGCCTGAACACCAAGCTGGCCGCACCCGCGCAGGATTACGACCTGCCGCCGAACTACAACCGCAAGACCACCCGCTCGATGGGCAAGGTGGCCATCATGTCCGTGCGCGCCACCGAAGTGGCGCTGCGCGAAGCCGGCCTGTTCGAGCACCCGGTGCTGCGCAGCGGTCGCGCCGGCGTGGCCTACGGCTCGTCCTCGGGCAGCCACGAAGCCACCGGCGAATTCGGCCGCATGCTGCATGAATTCACCACCGACGGCATCAGCGCCACCACCTACCTGAAGATGATGAGCCACACCGCGCCGGTCAACATCGGCGTGTTCTTCGGCCTGTCCGGTCGGGTCTACACCACCTCCAGCGCCTGCACCTCGGGCAGCCAGGGCGTGGGCGCGGGCTATGAGGCCATCCGCAGCGGCAAGCAGACGGTGATGGTGGCCGGCGGTGCCGAACAGCTCGATGCCACCGCCGCTGCCGTGTTCGACACCCTGTTTGCCACCAGCACGCGCAACGATGCGCCGCAGACCACGCCGCGCCCGTTCGATGCCGGCCGCGATGGCCTGGTGCTGGGCGAAGGCGCCTGCACGCTGATCCTGGAAGACCTGGAACACGCACAGGCGCGCGGCGCGACCATCCTCGCCGAGATCGTCGGCTACGGCACCAACAGCGACGGCCAGCACGTCACCCAGCCCAGTGCGGACACCATGGCCCAGGCCATGCGCCTGGCCCTGGAGGATGCCGGCCTGGAGCCGTCGCAGATCGACTACGTCAACGCGCACGGCACCGCCACCGACCACGGTGACATCGCCGAGACCCAGGCCACCGCGCAGGTGTTCGGCAGCGGCATGCCGATCAGCTCGCTGAAGAGCTATGTCGGCCACATGCTCGGCGCCTGCGGTGCGTTCGAGGCCTGGATGAGCATCGAAATGATGCGCGCCGGCTGGTTTGCCCCGACCCTGAACCTGGGCGAGGTCGACCCGCGCTGCGGCCAGCTGGATTTCATCACCGGACAGGGCCGTGAACTGCAGGCCGAGTACGTGATGAGCAACAACTTCGCCTTCGGTGGCATCAACACCTCACTGGTGTTCCGCCGCTGGAGCGAATGA
- a CDS encoding 3-ketoacyl-ACP reductase FabG2: MTGNRSVLVTGASRGIGRAIALRIARDGFDVVVHCRSRVDEAQAVAAEIQALGPQARVLAFDVADRAAARAALEADVEAHGAYYGVVCNAGIARDGAFPALSEDDWDQVIHTNLDGFYNVLHPLIMPMVRRRKPGRIVTLSSVSGVAGNRGQVNYSAAKAGIIGATKALALELASRQITVNCVAPGLIETDMLNEEVVDHALKLIPAGRVGRPEEVAATVAFLLSEPAGYITRQVISVNGGMI, translated from the coding sequence ATGACAGGGAATCGAAGCGTGCTGGTGACCGGCGCCAGCCGGGGCATCGGCCGGGCCATCGCGCTGCGCATCGCGCGCGATGGCTTCGACGTGGTGGTGCATTGCCGCAGCCGCGTGGACGAAGCGCAGGCCGTGGCGGCCGAGATCCAGGCGCTGGGCCCGCAGGCCCGCGTGCTGGCGTTCGACGTGGCCGACCGCGCTGCCGCACGTGCGGCGCTGGAAGCGGACGTGGAAGCACATGGCGCCTACTACGGTGTGGTCTGCAACGCCGGCATCGCCCGCGATGGCGCTTTCCCGGCGTTGTCCGAGGACGACTGGGACCAGGTCATCCACACCAACCTGGATGGCTTCTACAACGTGCTGCACCCGCTCATCATGCCGATGGTGCGGCGTCGGAAACCGGGCCGCATCGTCACCCTGTCCTCGGTATCCGGCGTCGCCGGCAACCGCGGCCAGGTCAATTACAGTGCGGCCAAAGCCGGCATCATCGGTGCCACCAAGGCACTGGCGCTGGAACTGGCCAGCCGCCAGATCACCGTCAACTGCGTGGCCCCCGGCCTGATCGAGACCGATATGCTCAACGAAGAAGTGGTCGACCATGCGCTGAAGCTGATCCCCGCCGGCCGCGTCGGCCGTCCGGAAGAAGTGGCCGCCACCGTCGCGTTCCTGCTGTCCGAACCGGCCGGCTACATCACCCGCCAGGTGATCTCGGTGAACGGAGGCATGATCTGA
- a CDS encoding hotdog family protein: MSGPLFAIEDVVPHRQDMCLLERIVRWDEDSIEAELVVPASGLFIEDGGVPAWVGIEYMAQAIAAWAGCRARVAGNPPQLGFLLGSRRYASTHGSFPSGSRLRVHARCELLGDNGLGMFACRILAGDEEWAVANVSVFEPADAMAYLESGEA; encoded by the coding sequence ATGAGCGGGCCCCTGTTCGCCATCGAAGACGTGGTGCCGCACCGGCAGGACATGTGCCTGCTGGAGCGCATCGTGCGCTGGGACGAAGACAGCATCGAGGCCGAGCTGGTGGTGCCTGCCTCGGGCCTGTTCATCGAAGACGGTGGCGTGCCGGCCTGGGTCGGCATCGAGTACATGGCGCAGGCCATCGCGGCCTGGGCCGGCTGTCGCGCCCGCGTGGCCGGCAACCCGCCGCAGCTGGGTTTCCTGCTTGGCAGCCGGCGCTACGCCAGCACGCACGGCAGCTTCCCCAGCGGCAGCCGGCTGCGCGTACACGCGCGCTGCGAGCTGTTGGGCGACAATGGGCTAGGGATGTTCGCCTGCCGGATCCTGGCGGGTGATGAGGAATGGGCGGTTGCCAACGTGTCGGTGTTTGAACCGGCCGACGCGATGGCTTATCTGGAGAGTGGAGAGGCATGA